The Xanthocytophaga agilis genome window below encodes:
- the atpA gene encoding F0F1 ATP synthase subunit alpha produces the protein MSLAVRPDEVSAILRAQLANARTEAELEEVGTVLQVGDGVARIYGLSKAQAGELLEFSNGVSGLVLNLEEDNVGAVTLGDYSGIREGDTVRRTGKIASIKVGESMVGRVVNTLGQPIDGGPALSGDMYDMPLERKAPGVIYRQPVNEPLQTGIKAIDAMIPVGRGQRELIIGDRQTGKTTVALDTILNQREYFDRGEPVYCIYVACGQKASTIAQVVNTLQKGGAMDYTIVVAAGASDPAPMQFFAPFTGAAIGEYFRDTGRPALVIYDDLSKQAVAYREVSLLLRRPPGREAYPGDVFYLHSRLLERAAKINASDSIAQSMNDLPESLKGVVKGGGSLTALPIIETQAGDVSAYIPTNVISITDGQIFLESNLFNSGIRPAINVGISVSRVGGNAQIKSMKKVAGTLKLDQAQFRELEAFAKFGSDLDAATKLIIERGRRNQEVLKQAQFSPVPVEQQVAMIYASTNGLTDHVAVNKMKDFEKEYLMVLSTSYKDTLAALQKGKFDDSITDVLKKVAKEVAIRFA, from the coding sequence ATGTCATTAGCAGTAAGACCCGATGAGGTTTCAGCCATTTTAAGGGCACAGTTAGCCAATGCCCGCACCGAAGCTGAATTAGAAGAGGTTGGTACCGTATTACAGGTAGGTGATGGTGTGGCTCGTATTTATGGATTATCCAAAGCACAAGCAGGTGAATTGCTGGAATTCAGCAATGGTGTAAGTGGATTGGTACTGAACCTGGAAGAAGACAATGTAGGTGCTGTAACATTAGGTGATTACAGTGGTATTCGTGAAGGAGATACTGTACGTCGTACAGGAAAGATTGCTTCTATTAAAGTTGGAGAAAGCATGGTAGGGCGTGTAGTAAATACACTTGGTCAGCCTATCGATGGCGGTCCTGCTTTAAGTGGTGACATGTATGATATGCCTTTGGAACGTAAAGCTCCAGGTGTAATCTATCGTCAGCCAGTAAATGAGCCTCTACAAACGGGTATCAAAGCGATTGATGCTATGATTCCTGTGGGTCGTGGACAACGTGAATTGATCATTGGTGATCGTCAGACTGGTAAAACTACTGTTGCATTAGATACTATTCTGAATCAAAGAGAATATTTTGACAGAGGAGAACCTGTTTATTGTATTTATGTGGCTTGTGGACAGAAAGCATCAACTATCGCTCAGGTAGTAAATACATTGCAGAAAGGTGGAGCTATGGACTATACTATCGTAGTAGCAGCTGGAGCTTCTGATCCTGCACCTATGCAATTCTTTGCTCCATTTACAGGTGCCGCTATCGGAGAATATTTCCGTGACACTGGCCGCCCTGCTCTTGTAATTTATGATGACTTATCAAAACAAGCTGTTGCATATCGTGAAGTTTCTCTTTTATTGCGTCGTCCTCCAGGACGTGAAGCATATCCGGGAGATGTGTTCTATCTGCATAGCCGTTTGTTAGAGCGGGCAGCAAAGATTAATGCTTCTGACTCTATTGCACAATCGATGAATGACCTTCCTGAGTCATTAAAAGGTGTTGTAAAAGGTGGAGGTTCTTTAACTGCACTACCAATCATTGAAACACAGGCTGGTGACGTTTCTGCTTATATTCCTACAAACGTAATCTCTATTACTGATGGACAGATCTTCCTGGAGTCTAACTTATTTAACTCTGGTATTCGTCCTGCTATTAACGTAGGTATATCTGTAAGCCGTGTAGGTGGTAATGCACAGATTAAGTCAATGAAGAAAGTAGCAGGTACACTTAAACTGGATCAGGCCCAGTTCCGCGAGTTGGAAGCATTTGCCAAGTTTGGTTCTGATCTGGATGCTGCTACAAAACTGATTATTGAGCGTGGTCGTCGTAACCAGGAAGTATTAAAGCAAGCTCAATTCTCTCCAGTGCCAGTTGAACAACAAGTTGCTATGATTTATGCATCAACCAATGGTTTGACAGATCATGTAGCTGTTAATAAAATGAAGGATTTTGAGAAAGAATATTTAATGGTTCTAAGTACAAGTTACAAAGATACATTGGCTGCTCTGCAAAAAGGTAAGTTTGATGATAGCATCACAGACGTGTTGAAAAAAGTTGCAAAAGAAGTTGCTATCCGTTTTGCATAA